The Candidatus Binatia bacterium genome includes a window with the following:
- a CDS encoding MlaD family protein has protein sequence MSENETAETPPAPKAEVRKRRGISIVWMVPIIAAVVAGGLWLQALQSRGPMVTVLFDDGSSLEAGKTKVLFEGVEVGRVQSVELSEDLKSVRTEIRLDESATQMALDGAEYWVVRPSIGIGGISGLETLVSGSYIGVVPGQGSKKKEFVAVGQPPMATTRIPGLQLKFRSTGLASLEVGSPIAFRQIQVGEITGYELREDRSGVDLTAVVYKRHAYLVREHSKFWNASGINMTLGAAGLEFKTQSLAAVLLGGISFLTPSGERAGGSVADGVEFELFEDLDAVHRERRIKNGLVVILESGSAGSVKKGDPVSYREVKVGQVLRQKLGSESSKVLVYVNIWPKYAPLVRDNSVFWNASGVKAHFGLFSGLDVSLESLESLIAGGIAFATPDDPGAPVPNNSYFKIAEKPEDRWLDWAPRITTAASTVFKAPVRVLRSGVDELKGSNTTATATETETAQVEQEENENREERREKSARHIGGHRPGHRGF, from the coding sequence ATGAGCGAAAACGAAACTGCAGAAACTCCGCCGGCCCCCAAAGCAGAGGTGCGCAAACGACGCGGGATCTCGATTGTCTGGATGGTTCCGATCATTGCTGCCGTGGTCGCGGGGGGGCTCTGGTTGCAAGCCTTGCAGTCTCGCGGGCCCATGGTGACGGTTCTCTTTGATGACGGCAGCAGTCTGGAGGCGGGGAAGACCAAAGTCCTTTTCGAAGGGGTTGAGGTTGGACGGGTTCAGTCAGTCGAACTGTCCGAGGATCTGAAGTCGGTCCGAACCGAGATTCGCCTTGACGAATCAGCGACACAAATGGCCCTCGACGGTGCTGAATACTGGGTGGTGCGGCCCTCGATCGGAATCGGCGGGATCAGCGGACTCGAGACACTGGTCTCGGGTTCCTATATCGGTGTGGTTCCGGGGCAAGGCAGCAAGAAAAAGGAATTTGTTGCGGTGGGACAGCCGCCGATGGCGACGACCCGGATCCCGGGATTGCAGTTGAAGTTCCGGTCGACGGGTTTGGCGTCGCTCGAGGTTGGATCGCCAATAGCCTTCCGCCAAATTCAGGTCGGTGAAATTACCGGCTATGAACTGCGAGAGGATCGCAGCGGGGTGGATTTGACCGCCGTTGTCTACAAGCGACATGCCTATCTGGTGCGCGAGCATTCGAAGTTCTGGAACGCCAGCGGTATCAATATGACCCTTGGCGCCGCCGGGTTGGAATTCAAGACGCAATCGCTGGCAGCGGTGCTGCTCGGTGGGATTTCCTTTCTGACCCCAAGCGGCGAGCGCGCGGGTGGCTCGGTGGCCGATGGAGTCGAGTTTGAACTCTTCGAGGATCTGGACGCGGTTCACCGCGAGAGGCGCATCAAGAACGGACTGGTGGTCATTCTTGAGTCGGGATCTGCAGGCTCGGTCAAGAAAGGGGATCCCGTTTCTTATCGCGAAGTCAAAGTCGGGCAGGTTTTGCGCCAGAAGTTAGGCTCCGAATCGAGCAAGGTACTCGTCTACGTCAATATCTGGCCGAAGTACGCCCCCCTGGTTCGCGATAACTCGGTGTTTTGGAACGCCAGCGGCGTGAAGGCGCATTTCGGATTGTTCAGCGGTTTGGATGTGTCGCTCGAATCGCTCGAATCCTTGATCGCGGGTGGTATCGCCTTTGCGACTCCCGATGACCCCGGGGCACCTGTGCCGAATAATAGTTATTTCAAGATTGCCGAGAAGCCCGAGGACCGCTGGTTGGATTGGGCACCGCGAATCACTACGGCGGCCTCCACGGTCTTCAAGGCGCCGGTAAGAGTCTTGAGGTCAGGCGTCGACGAGTTGAAAGGTTCGAATACGACGGCGACGGCGACGGAGACGGAGACCGCGCAGGTTGAACAGGAAGAAAATGAAAATCGAGAAGAACGTCGCGAAAAGTCGGCGCGGCATATTGGGGGTCATCGGCCCGGACATCGCGGGTTCTAG
- a CDS encoding amidohydrolase family protein: MRTEDLILVSIDDHVVEPPDMFEHHLAPEWKEKAPRVVQQKDGTDIWMFQGQPIINLALNAVVGRLPEEYGMEPTSFSQIRPGTYDIHERIRDMNVNGILGSMCFPSFIGLCGALFSRHEDKALALVMLRAYNDWHVDEWCGTYPGRFIPLGHVPLWDAELAAEEVRRLARKGCHAISLSQNLEELGFPSWHSPSWDPLWKACSEEGTVVCIHIGSGAGMHFTSMEAPVDVMITTAPITIVNCAADILWSRTLRAFPDLKVALSEGGIGWIPYFLERADYVHANHHQWTHQDFGGKRPSDVWREHMISCFIDDPIGLKNRHEVGIDTITWECDYPHSDTTWPNSPEVLARQLDGIPDDEINKITHENTGRFFQFDPFAHREREASTTAALRAESPDVDTRAKSVREGTPPSAEADRPVTSGDVVAQLSSVYEQQNQTGGS, from the coding sequence ATGCGCACGGAAGATCTGATTCTGGTCAGTATTGACGATCATGTCGTCGAACCTCCCGATATGTTCGAGCATCACCTCGCTCCGGAATGGAAGGAAAAAGCACCCCGAGTCGTCCAACAAAAAGACGGCACGGATATCTGGATGTTTCAGGGGCAACCGATCATCAATCTCGCGCTGAATGCGGTGGTCGGACGCCTGCCCGAGGAGTACGGCATGGAGCCGACCTCCTTCAGTCAGATTCGACCGGGGACGTACGATATTCACGAACGCATCCGGGATATGAACGTCAACGGCATTCTCGGCTCGATGTGCTTTCCCTCCTTCATCGGCCTTTGCGGCGCCCTCTTCTCGCGCCATGAAGACAAAGCGCTCGCGCTGGTCATGCTGCGAGCCTACAACGACTGGCACGTTGATGAGTGGTGCGGCACCTACCCGGGGCGGTTCATTCCGCTGGGGCACGTCCCCCTCTGGGATGCGGAACTGGCCGCCGAGGAAGTGCGACGCCTGGCCCGCAAAGGTTGTCACGCCATCAGCCTGAGCCAGAATCTCGAGGAGTTGGGCTTTCCCAGTTGGCACAGCCCGTCCTGGGATCCGCTTTGGAAAGCGTGCTCCGAGGAAGGAACGGTGGTCTGCATTCATATCGGGTCGGGCGCGGGCATGCACTTCACGTCGATGGAAGCACCTGTGGATGTGATGATCACGACAGCCCCCATCACCATCGTGAATTGCGCGGCGGATATTCTCTGGTCACGCACGCTGCGCGCCTTCCCGGACCTGAAAGTCGCTCTCTCGGAAGGCGGGATCGGATGGATTCCCTACTTCCTCGAGAGGGCCGACTACGTGCACGCCAACCACCACCAATGGACGCATCAGGATTTTGGTGGAAAACGGCCGAGCGATGTCTGGCGGGAGCATATGATCTCCTGCTTTATCGACGACCCCATCGGTTTGAAGAATCGACACGAGGTCGGCATCGACACCATCACCTGGGAATGTGATTACCCCCACTCCGATACCACCTGGCCCAATTCACCCGAGGTGCTCGCCCGTCAGCTCGACGGGATTCCGGACGACGAGATCAACAAGATCACGCACGAAAATACCGGCCGATTCTTCCAATTCGACCCGTTTGCCCACAGAGAGCGTGAAGCTTCGACCACAGCCGCTTTGCGCGCAGAGTCGCCGGATGTGGACACCCGCGCAAAAAGCGTTCGGGAAGGAACACCGCCGTCTGCAGAGGCCGACCGCCCGGTAACCTCCGGAGATGTCGTCGCCCAGCTCTCAAGCGTCTACGAGCAGCAGAACCAGACCGGTGGATCCTGA
- a CDS encoding paraquat-inducible protein A → MSTGQTARRAGYCSCEVCELLVAVPEPDLPRMECPRCRSTLHLRRPNAFSRTVALVIAGFILYVPANLYPVMTIELVGRPDPNTIFTGVKELFQSGMWEIGLLVFSASILVPLLKLVGLSYLLISVYRARRGARPGRKLRRDRTRLFRAIEFVGRWSMLDMFLLSMLVALVRFGAIASIEPGIGATSFALVVVITMFAAASFDPRLIWDDLEEV, encoded by the coding sequence ATGAGCACGGGCCAGACAGCGCGTCGGGCGGGCTATTGTTCCTGCGAAGTATGCGAACTTCTGGTGGCTGTTCCCGAGCCGGATCTTCCGCGGATGGAGTGCCCGCGCTGTCGCTCCACGCTCCACCTTCGGCGACCGAACGCGTTTTCTCGGACGGTCGCGCTGGTGATTGCCGGCTTTATTTTATACGTTCCCGCGAATCTTTACCCGGTGATGACGATCGAACTCGTGGGTCGGCCCGACCCAAATACGATTTTCACCGGCGTGAAGGAACTCTTTCAGAGCGGAATGTGGGAGATCGGATTGCTGGTGTTCAGTGCGAGCATTCTGGTCCCTCTGCTGAAGTTGGTCGGATTGTCCTATCTTCTGATCAGCGTGTACCGGGCGCGCCGCGGTGCTCGCCCCGGGCGCAAGCTGCGGCGCGATCGAACGCGCTTGTTCCGCGCGATCGAATTTGTGGGCCGATGGTCCATGCTGGACATGTTTCTTCTTTCGATGTTGGTGGCACTGGTTCGTTTCGGTGCGATCGCCTCGATCGAGCCTGGAATTGGCGCTACCAGTTTTGCTCTGGTGGTCGTAATCACCATGTTTGCCGCAGCGAGTTTTGATCCGCGGTTGATCTGGGATGATTTGGAGGAAGTTTGA
- a CDS encoding DUF1820 family protein, with amino-acid sequence MAGKKLLYRIRFRTEDKILEVYCRNVTQGELFGFIEISGFAWGRKSEIIVDPTEQEVRNEFAGVKSAQIPMHAVVRVDQVEKGGTAKILPLDKTEENSTSDLLGGPNIPIIDPSNTKPRGRKR; translated from the coding sequence GTGGCCGGAAAAAAACTGCTCTATCGAATTCGTTTTCGCACCGAGGACAAGATTCTCGAGGTCTATTGCCGGAATGTGACCCAGGGCGAGTTATTCGGCTTTATCGAAATTTCCGGCTTCGCATGGGGGCGCAAGTCGGAAATCATCGTCGATCCGACCGAACAAGAAGTGCGCAACGAGTTCGCAGGCGTGAAAAGCGCCCAAATTCCCATGCATGCCGTGGTGCGAGTCGATCAGGTCGAAAAAGGCGGGACGGCGAAAATTCTGCCGCTCGACAAGACCGAGGAGAATTCCACCTCGGACCTTCTCGGCGGGCCGAATATCCCCATTATCGACCCTTCCAATACAAAACCACGCGGGCGCAAGCGCTGA
- a CDS encoding paraquat-inducible protein A, with product MNPPVEPASGLIACPDCDLLNREHAIPEGDRGCCVRCGAVLFSNDPRALDRALSLTIATVFLLFVANVFPIMIFSYAGQSESNTLLDGVFWLADGGLQLVALLVFLTSIIFPILRTGGLLYVLLPLRAGVSLPGARTVFRSVSSIEKWGMLDVYALAILVTVVKLADLANATISTGCFALVAAAVLMIATSSAIDRRDIWRRLVVLR from the coding sequence ATGAATCCCCCTGTGGAACCAGCCTCCGGGCTGATTGCCTGCCCGGATTGCGACTTGCTCAACCGGGAGCACGCGATTCCCGAAGGGGACCGCGGGTGCTGTGTCAGGTGCGGGGCCGTGCTCTTTTCCAATGATCCTCGGGCGCTCGACCGCGCACTCTCGCTGACGATCGCGACAGTTTTTTTGTTATTCGTCGCCAATGTCTTTCCCATCATGATCTTCAGCTACGCCGGTCAGAGCGAGTCGAATACTTTGCTCGATGGAGTTTTTTGGCTCGCTGACGGCGGGCTGCAGCTGGTCGCCCTGCTCGTCTTTCTCACCAGCATCATCTTTCCGATTCTGCGCACGGGTGGGCTGCTCTATGTGCTATTACCCCTGCGAGCGGGGGTGTCCCTGCCGGGTGCAAGAACGGTATTCCGATCGGTCTCGTCGATTGAAAAGTGGGGGATGCTCGATGTCTACGCATTGGCGATTCTGGTGACGGTGGTGAAGTTGGCCGATCTGGCCAATGCGACAATTTCGACCGGCTGCTTCGCGCTTGTCGCCGCAGCCGTCCTGATGATCGCCACGAGCAGCGCGATTGACCGCCGCGATATCTGGCGTCGTCTGGTCGTGCTTCGATGA
- a CDS encoding DUF3127 domain-containing protein, giving the protein MGIEIAGKIHKIEETKQITERFRKREFVLILEENSEYPQHVLFQMTGNRCDKLADFKVGDEVRVDFSLRGREWTSPKDGVVKYFNSLDVWDLSRAGDQMPADDMPFGDAPPPDDEMTPF; this is encoded by the coding sequence ATGGGAATCGAGATTGCCGGCAAAATTCACAAAATTGAGGAAACCAAGCAGATCACGGAGCGCTTCCGGAAGCGTGAGTTCGTTCTGATTCTGGAGGAAAACTCGGAATACCCTCAGCATGTCCTCTTCCAGATGACGGGCAACCGCTGCGACAAGCTCGCGGATTTCAAGGTGGGCGACGAGGTCCGGGTGGATTTCAGTCTGCGTGGCCGAGAATGGACCAGTCCCAAGGATGGGGTTGTGAAATACTTCAACAGCCTCGACGTCTGGGACCTCTCCCGCGCCGGGGATCAGATGCCCGCTGACGATATGCCGTTCGGGGACGCTCCGCCTCCGGACGACGAAATGACGCCGTTCTGA
- a CDS encoding nuclear transport factor 2 family protein — protein sequence MFDLQEFEAIKRLKYKYLRCLDNKLWDEMGECFLEEATSAYSGGKYAFEGRQAILDFFRESMSGGHILTSHTVHHPEIELDSETSATGIWRLEDVFIDDENGFAIQGTGWYRDSYRKVDGNWKILHTGYKRSWEEMVKRKGDERLTMLQRWSDPTGASSGI from the coding sequence ATGTTCGATTTGCAGGAATTCGAAGCGATCAAGCGCCTGAAGTACAAATACCTTCGGTGTCTGGACAACAAGCTCTGGGACGAGATGGGGGAATGCTTCCTCGAAGAGGCAACATCGGCCTACAGCGGCGGAAAGTACGCCTTCGAGGGGCGACAGGCCATCCTCGATTTCTTTCGGGAGTCCATGAGCGGCGGGCATATCCTCACCAGCCACACGGTTCATCATCCGGAAATCGAACTCGACTCCGAAACCAGCGCCACCGGCATCTGGAGACTCGAGGATGTCTTCATCGACGATGAGAATGGCTTCGCCATTCAGGGAACCGGCTGGTACCGCGACAGCTACCGCAAGGTCGACGGAAACTGGAAGATCCTGCACACCGGTTACAAACGCTCGTGGGAAGAAATGGTCAAGCGCAAGGGCGACGAACGCCTCACCATGCTGCAACGGTGGTCGGACCCTACCGGTGCCAGTTCCGGGATCTGA